In one window of Drosophila mauritiana strain mau12 chromosome X, ASM438214v1, whole genome shotgun sequence DNA:
- the LOC117148584 gene encoding protein giant, whose product MLMHEKLMAGQFFDLKTDRKPLMHHHQYQHHQQQPLHHLPHSQLPVQGSLGLPKMDLYTAYAYQQQLLGAALSQQQQQQQQQQQHQQLQQQQTSSAEVLDLSRRCDSVETPRKTPSPYQTSYSYGSGSPSASPTSNLLYAAQMQQQQHQQQQQQQQQLASLYPAFYYSNIKQEQATPTAAPPKVTPTANLLQTFAAASAAAAAAAAASSTNSPRPASNASTMQIDVLENPQSPAVEATTPTTSSSGEAGKNTRPFKAFPRDPLVIAANFAATDVLLDNPRVERYTEYRKRVLEQIRSSNGGSRTVTNPKMRRTNSRSGSVNEGSSSNNNSESEDRAAAEESSDCDSQAGNFEGKSATSSSSNLANATAANSGISSGSQVKDAAYYERRRKNNAAAKKSRDRRRIKEDEIAIRAAYLERQNIELLCQIDALKAQLAAFTSAKVTTA is encoded by the exons ATGCTAATGCACGAGAAACTCATGGCCGGGCAGTTCTTCGATCTCAAGACTG ATCGCAAGCCCCTgatgcaccaccaccagtaccagcaccaccagcagcaaccacTGCACCACTTGCCGCACAGCCAATTGCCGGTTCAGGGATCCTTGGGCCTGCCCAAAATGGATCTGTACACGGCCTACGCCTACCAGCAGCAGTTGCTGGGAGCTGCCCTCagtcagcagcaacaacagcaacagcagcagcagcaacatcaacagctgcagcagcagcagacctCCTCTGCAGAGGTCCTGGATCTTTCCCGTCGTTGTGACAGCGTAGAGACGCCAAGGAAGACTCCCTCGCCGTATCAAACAAGCTACAGCTACGGCAGTGGTTCCCCCTCGGCCTCGCCCACCAGCAATCTTCTGTATGCGGCCcaaatgcaacagcagcaacatcagcagcaacagcagcagcagcaacaattggCCTCCCTGTATCCCGCTTTTTACTACAGCAACATCAAGCAGGAGcaagccacgcccactgctgCTCCGCCCAAGGTCACACCAACCGCCAACCTTCTGCAAACCTTTGCTGCCGCCTCTGCTGcggccgccgctgctgctgccgcttctTCGACCAACTCACCAAGACCCGCCAGCAACGCCAGCACAATGCAGATAGACGTTCTGGAGAATCCCCAGTCCCCGGCTGTTGAGGCCACCACGCCCACCACCTCCAGCAGCGGCGAGGCGGGAAAGAACACCCGTCCCTTCAAGGCCTTTCCCCGGGATCCCTTGGTCATAGCTGCCAATTTCGCAGCCACTGATGTCCTTCTGGACAATCCGCGAGTGGAGCGCTACACGGAATACCGGAAGCGAGTGCTTGAGcaaatccgcagctccaacgGAGGATCGCGCACCGTAACCAACCCAAAAATGCGAAGGACCAACTCAAGAAGTGGATCCGTCAACGAAGGCAGCTCCtcaaacaacaacagcgaaaGCGAGGATCGCGCTGCTGCGGAGGAGTCAAGCGACTGCGACTCCCAGGCGGGCAACTTCGAGGGCAAGTCCGCCACCAGCAGCTCCAGCAACTTGGCCAACGCTACTGCAGCGAACTCCGGTATCAGCTCGGGCAGCCAGGTTAAGGATGCCGCCTACTACGAGAGGCGTCGCAAGAACAATGCTGCCGCCAAGAAGTCCCGCGATCGCCGCCGCATCAAGGAGGATGAGATCGCCATCAGGGCCGCCTATCTGGAGCGCCAGAACATCGAGCTCTTGTGCCAGATCGACGCACTCAAGGCCCAGCTGGCCGCCTTCACCTCCGCCAAAGTAACCACCGCCTAA